Proteins co-encoded in one Neodiprion lecontei isolate iyNeoLeco1 chromosome 3, iyNeoLeco1.1, whole genome shotgun sequence genomic window:
- the LOC124293648 gene encoding uncharacterized protein LOC124293648 yields the protein MSHRYKLRSVAEVKKICEREETEEANDRLSSDEESDYIEEVTNSESEETVSDLETTDESESESASQQYWVQTGRKRQRPTTQTSCDGRIPSVIYGHDGYQWYSTACQKIRHQNHSTSFLPGPVGEAWNAKTPLEAWSLLLNDTILEKIVRHTNEEIIRYRNSVETEKNVNHVYSNVEMHELKAFIGILYFMGLQKTSSANVDDLWSAGYGSVIYRATMSIHRYHFLSRMIRFDDKNTRPQRREMDKFAPIRLVWEIFTSNCTKFYIPASYCTIDEQLVSFSGRCPFKVYNGLKPDKYGIKIVMVNDSHTFYMYSAEPYLGKVTTNPGESVSSYYLRKLSEPLHGTLRSLTCGKWFSSVEIFDKMLQDHSLMMVGTIKRNRRQIPDSFRKAGPVSSTKFAFDGTKTLVCYTLRKKKIVLVLSTFHQTVEIDKESQKPEIIKFYNSTKGGTDTFNQMCLEYTTARKTSRWPIRIWMAMLDQAAINAMVLYNFNGNNQLLARRQFLKTLGRALIEPHLRAKLRTVNLRPNLRLYIEEILDIEKPIVRTKCTPTPGKRARCAFCPRSNDRKSRTVCAICNRILCEEHRTLYCPLCSERD from the exons ATGAGTCACCGATATAAATTGCGAAGTGTTGCGGAAgtcaaaaaaatctgtgaGAGAGAAGAAACAGAAGAAGCAAATGACCGGCTTTCTTCAGATGAGGAAAGCGATTACATAGAAGAAGTAACAAACTCTGAATCCGAAGAAACTGTATCTGACTTGGAAACCACAGATGAAAGTGAATCAGAG TCTGCAAGTCAACAATATTGGGTCCAGACTGGAAGAAAACGTCAAAGGCCAACTACTCAAACGTCTTGTGATGGCAGAATACCCAGTGTCATTTATGGACATGACGGGTACCAGTGGTACTCAACGGCATGTCAAAAAATACGTCACCAAAATCATAGTACGAGTTTTTTGCCAGGTCCAGTTGGAGAAGCATGGAATGCTAAAACTCCACTCGAAGCATGGAGTTTACTCTTGAATGATACCATCCTGGAAAAAATCGTTCGTCATACAAATGAAGAAATTATACGATACCGAAATTCAgtagaaacggaaaaaaatgtgaatcaTGTGTACAGCAATGTGGAAATGCATGAACTGAAAGCTTTTATCGGAATACTTTATTTCATGGGCTTGCAGAAAACTTCATCTGCAAATGTTGATGACTTGTGGTCTGCCGGTTATGGTTCGGTAATATATCGGGCAACAATGTCGATTCACAGGTACCACTTCCTCTCGAGGATGATACGatttgacgataaaaatacAAGGCCACAGCGGAGAGAAATGGATAAATTTGCCCCAATACGCTTAGTGTGGGAAATCTTCACCTCTAACTGTACAAAGTTTTACATACCAGCGTCATATTGCACAATTGATGAACAATTGGTTTCATTCTCAGGACGTTGTCCATTTAAAGTGTACAATGGCTTAAAGCCCGATAAATATGGCATAAAAATCGTTATGGTAAATGATTCACACACTTTTTATATGTACAGCGCGGAGCCATATTTAGGGAAAGTGACGACGAACCCTGGGGAGAGTGTTTCATCCTATTACTTGCGAAAATTATCCGAGCCACTACATGGGACCTTGAGAAGTCTGACGTGTGGCAAATGGTTTTCTTCTGTTGAGATCTTCGATAAGATGTTACAAGATCATTCCCTAATGATGGTCGGGACCATCAAAAGAAATAGGAGACAAATTCCTGATAGTTTCAGAAAAGCAGGGCCTGTTTCATCCACAAAATTTGCATTCGATGGTACGAAAACATTAGTTTGTTACACTctacgaaagaagaaaattgttcTAGTACTTTCAACCTTCCACCAAACTGTTGAAATCGATAAGGAGTCACAAAAACcagaaattatcaaattttacaactcaACGAAAGGTGGCACAGACACATTTAATCAAATGTGCCTTGAGTATACCACGGCGAGAAAAACCTCAAGATGGCCTATAAGAATTTGGATGGCCATGCTCGATCAAGCAGCCATCAACGCAATGGTACTCTACAATTTCAATGGGAACAACCAGCTGCTGGCTAGAagacaatttttgaaaactttagGTAGAGCATTGATCGAGCCTCACCTTCGCGCGAAACTGCGGACTGTAAATCTACGTCCGAACTTGCGATTGTATATTGAAGAAATTCTGGACATTGAAAAGCCTATCGTTCGCACAAAGTGTACCCCCACCCCCGGAAAGCGGGCAAGGTGTGCTTTTTGCCCAAGATCTAACGATCGAAAATCCCGTACTGTTTGTGCAATTTGCAACCGAATTTTGTGCGAAGAACATCGTACACTCTACTGCCCACTGTGCAGCGAACGTGACTAA
- the LOC107227111 gene encoding radial spoke head 1 homolog, translating into MPARTEANGEGGEEDRNPLGYHRVPNCLSSNLWHQEYEGERNEQGERHGQGKALLPNGDMYVGSYCKGSRHGKGLYVFRNGARYEGEWRRGLKHGHGTFWYPDGTKYEGDWKRDTKYGFGAYYYANKDVYEGSWKKNLRHGMGTYLFEATGTKFNGTWIKDRMQGPGQLIHPRHRFHGFWELNQPYGRGCFTFESNCMQHGHYIHIRDPDYDESREEVDAPVEDTVERMIEEVPETTEEAVQDGKVAPQSKPPLFEEPLPLKKGVIPLWRARYITAYNPDLLPLEPAPLQEEASTDSLTDKCDEDLWLEDIEYLKHEEGEGEYHGEGIERAEYFRDDDAMSADAVSSEDKF; encoded by the exons ATGCCCGCGAGAACTGAAGCAAACGGTGAGGGTGGAGAAGAGGACCGCAATCCTCTCGGC TATCATCGAGTACCAAATTGTTTGTCCTCGAACCTCTGGCATCAGGAATACGAAGGGGAACGAAACGAACAAGGCGAGAGACACGGTCAGGGCAAAGCACTGCTACCGAACGGCGATATGTACGTCGGATCTTATTGCAAAGGATCGCGGCATGGTAAAGGACTCTACGTTTTTCGCAACGGTGCGCGTTACGAGGGCGAATGGCGCCGCGGCTTGAAGCATGGTCACGGGACATTTTGGTACCCGGACGGAACTAAGTACGAAG GAGATTGGAAACGCGACACGAAGTACGGCTTTGGCGCGTATTACTACGCGAACAAGGACGTCTACGAAGGATCCTGGAAGAAGAATCTGCGACACGGTATGGGAACGTACTTGTTCGAGGCGACTGGTACGAAATTTAACGGAACTTGGATCAAGGACCGTATGCAGGGTCCAGGGCAGCTCATTCATCCTCGACACCGCTTTCACGGATTTTGGGAACTGAATCAG CCCTACGGCCGAGGGTGCTTCACGTTTGAGAGCAACTGCATGCAGCATGGACATTACATTCACATCCGGGATCCGGACTACGACGAATCTCGAGAAGAGGTCGACGCGCCTGTT GAAGACACTGTTGAGAGAATGATCGAAGAGGTACCTGAAACTACAGAAGAGGCAGTGCAGGATGGAAAAGTGGCTCCACAATCCAAGCCACCACTATTCGAAGAGCCGTTGCCCTTGAAAAAAGGAGTCATACCTCTGTGGAGAGCCAGGTATATCACGGCGTATAATCCTGATCTGCTTCCATTGGAACCAGCGCCTCTGCAAGAGGAG GCGTCTACGGATTCGCTAACTGATAAATGCGATGAGGATCTATGGCTTGAAgatattgaatatttgaaacacGAAGAAGGAGAAGGCGAATATCACGGCGAGGGAATCGAACGTGCAGAATATTTTAGGGACGATGATGCGATGAGTGCAGATGCTGTGTCAAGTGAAGATAAATTTTAA
- the LOC107227145 gene encoding uncharacterized protein LOC107227145, protein MFSILESRMMIIYQVTVILSLNALLVQCAPFLHQTTDGSWDENMVDCSPGGRCWEYLQRQELPAKQDYYKDPLRLQSHRDQNSIIAQPSLDTLPPTNRIAKKGVFTSRGWGAGGMPFSVLYMNPHSSRSNSNTGANEIEPVRALPLESPALLPPPRHSTNRVALRNGASGRRQYSIIPQLFVSYGWGPLGK, encoded by the exons ATGTTTTCTATATTAGAATCTAGAATGATGATTATTTATCAAGTAACTGTAATCTTGAGCTTGAATGCACTTCTGGTTCAATGCGCCCCTTTTCTACACCAAACGACCGATGGATCCTGGGATGAAAATATGGTGGATTGTTCGCCCGGAGGACGTTGCTGGGAATATTTACAGAGACAGGAACTACCAGCTAAGCAAGATTACTACAAAGATCCTCTGAG ACTCCAGAGTCACCGGGATCAAAATTCAATCATTGCGCAACCATCTCTAGACACTTTGCCGCCAACTAATAGAATAGCTAAAAAAGGTGTATTCACCTCTCGCGGATGGGGAGCTGGTGGAATGCCTTTTTCTGTATTATATATGAATCCGCACAGTTCGCGCTCCAACAGTAACACAG GGGCTAACGAGATCGAACCGGTGAGAGCACTTCCATTGGAAAGCCCTGCTTTGCTACCACCACCCAGACACTCGACCAATCGCGTAGCCCTACGAAACGGAGCTTCTGGAAGAAGGCAGTACTCCATAATACCTCAACTCTTTGTATCTTACGGATGGGGACCGCTTGGGAAATAG
- the LOC107227143 gene encoding RNA-binding protein 42 isoform X1: MDDKLRQMEDEMNRFEAEIGGQLVTSVVRPVIGVNTYSQVARQLEQHEIPTPVVAAAAASLAFSPMIGFPPPPPPPPPMLIPPQVARQSAISMSTYSSPAQISNSFLPNTSDNSLSATPKTYEPTSAPIIRQEIIEQIINTKIPEDEGKKKVKAKGVSTAAELAISQGKASSIMANASAEETHPKGKGKKNKKIIRMAGGQTWEDTSLLEWDEDDFRIFCGDLGNDVTDEMLVRVFSKYPSFQKAKVVRDKRTNKTKGFGFVSFKDPQDFIRAMKEMNGRYVGSRPIKLRKSSWKQRNLDSVRKKEKEKQALIGLLTGR, from the exons GATGGAAGATGAAATGAACAG GTTTGAGGCTGAAATCGGGGGGCAGCTTGTTACCTCTGTAGTCAGACCTGTCATAGGAGTAAACACATACAGCCAAGTAGCCAGGCAACTCGAACAGCATGAAATACCAACTCCAGTGGTAGCAGCAGCTGCGGCTTCGTTGGCATTCTCTCCTATGATTGGCTTTCCACCTccgccaccaccaccaccgccaaTGCTTATACCCCCACAAGTTGCAAGacaat CAGCTATCTCAATGTCGACGTATTCATCACCTGCTCAAATAAGCAACTCGTTCTTACCAAACACATCGGATAATAGCTTGAGTGCTACACCAAAAACATATGAGCCAACTTCAGCACCGATCATCCGTCAGGAAATTATagagcaaataattaatactaaaaTTCCTGAGGacgagggaaaaaagaaagttaaAGCTAAAGGTGTCAGTACAGCAGCTGAGTTAGCAATCAGTCAAGGAAAAGCTAGCTCGATTATGGCCAATGCTAGTGCTGAGGAAACGCATCCTAAAGgcaaaggaaaaaagaacaaaaaaatcatacgAATGGCTGGTGGGCAAACATGGGAAGACACATCACTCTTGGAATGGGACGAAG ATGACTTTAGAATATTTTGTGGTGATCTGGGAAATGATGTTACTGACGAAATGTTAGTCAGAGTATTCAGCAAGTACCCAAGTTTCCAGAAGGCAAAAGTGGTGAGGGACAAAAGGACGAATAAAACCAAAGGTTTtggttttgtttcattcaaggATCCACAAGACTTCATCAGGGCCATGAAAGAGATGAACG GAAGGTACGTCGGCTCGCGGCCCATCAAGTTGCGGAAAAGCTCCTGGAAGCAGAGGAATTTGGACAGCGTTcgaaagaaggaaaaggaaaaacagGCTCTGATCGGATTACTCACCGGCAGGTGA
- the LOC107227143 gene encoding RNA-binding protein 42 isoform X2 produces MDDKLRQMEDEMNRFEAEIGGQLVTSVVRPVIGVNTYSQVARQLEQHEIPTPVVAAAAASLAFSPMIGFPPPPPPPPPMLIPPQVARQSISMSTYSSPAQISNSFLPNTSDNSLSATPKTYEPTSAPIIRQEIIEQIINTKIPEDEGKKKVKAKGVSTAAELAISQGKASSIMANASAEETHPKGKGKKNKKIIRMAGGQTWEDTSLLEWDEDDFRIFCGDLGNDVTDEMLVRVFSKYPSFQKAKVVRDKRTNKTKGFGFVSFKDPQDFIRAMKEMNGRYVGSRPIKLRKSSWKQRNLDSVRKKEKEKQALIGLLTGR; encoded by the exons GATGGAAGATGAAATGAACAG GTTTGAGGCTGAAATCGGGGGGCAGCTTGTTACCTCTGTAGTCAGACCTGTCATAGGAGTAAACACATACAGCCAAGTAGCCAGGCAACTCGAACAGCATGAAATACCAACTCCAGTGGTAGCAGCAGCTGCGGCTTCGTTGGCATTCTCTCCTATGATTGGCTTTCCACCTccgccaccaccaccaccgccaaTGCTTATACCCCCACAAGTTGCAAGacaat CTATCTCAATGTCGACGTATTCATCACCTGCTCAAATAAGCAACTCGTTCTTACCAAACACATCGGATAATAGCTTGAGTGCTACACCAAAAACATATGAGCCAACTTCAGCACCGATCATCCGTCAGGAAATTATagagcaaataattaatactaaaaTTCCTGAGGacgagggaaaaaagaaagttaaAGCTAAAGGTGTCAGTACAGCAGCTGAGTTAGCAATCAGTCAAGGAAAAGCTAGCTCGATTATGGCCAATGCTAGTGCTGAGGAAACGCATCCTAAAGgcaaaggaaaaaagaacaaaaaaatcatacgAATGGCTGGTGGGCAAACATGGGAAGACACATCACTCTTGGAATGGGACGAAG ATGACTTTAGAATATTTTGTGGTGATCTGGGAAATGATGTTACTGACGAAATGTTAGTCAGAGTATTCAGCAAGTACCCAAGTTTCCAGAAGGCAAAAGTGGTGAGGGACAAAAGGACGAATAAAACCAAAGGTTTtggttttgtttcattcaaggATCCACAAGACTTCATCAGGGCCATGAAAGAGATGAACG GAAGGTACGTCGGCTCGCGGCCCATCAAGTTGCGGAAAAGCTCCTGGAAGCAGAGGAATTTGGACAGCGTTcgaaagaaggaaaaggaaaaacagGCTCTGATCGGATTACTCACCGGCAGGTGA